A single region of the Halopiger xanaduensis SH-6 genome encodes:
- a CDS encoding translation initiation factor IF-5A — protein sequence MAKQQTEVRDLQEGSYVMIDDAACKINSYSTAKPGKHGSAKARVEAEGVFDGKKRSLSQPVDAKIWVPIIERKQGQVVSVDGSDMQVMDLETYETITMRVPEDKDVSPDENIEYLEMEDQRKIV from the coding sequence ATGGCGAAACAGCAGACCGAAGTTCGCGACCTCCAGGAAGGCAGCTACGTGATGATCGACGACGCCGCGTGTAAGATCAACTCCTACTCCACGGCGAAGCCCGGCAAACACGGCAGCGCCAAGGCCCGCGTCGAGGCCGAAGGCGTCTTCGACGGCAAGAAGCGCTCGCTCTCCCAGCCCGTCGACGCGAAGATCTGGGTCCCGATCATCGAGCGCAAACAGGGTCAGGTCGTCTCCGTCGACGGCTCGGACATGCAGGTCATGGACCTCGAGACCTACGAGACGATCACGATGCGCGTCCCCGAGGACAAGGACGTCTCCCCCGACGAGAACATCGAGTACCTCGAGATGGAAGACCAGCGAAAGATCGTCTAA
- the speB gene encoding agmatinase codes for MFPGAADEREGTDAVGTADRGDANFVVVGAPLDATTTFQPGTRFGPRRIRSFAEPFDDYDRRTDQHFSELGVVDRGDVRAWDDLEEYLEYLTSTLREAVWNDAVPLLLGGEHTVSLAGARAVNPEVFVCLDAHLDCYDAYDGNPLSHAAVTRRILEDVDSVEEAVILGARTGSEAEWERADADDVTVVPPEDVVQFTCEHLEDRVTDCEAYLSVDIDAADPGYAPGTGTTEPFGLEPRELRDVVRTVAPHAGGFDVVEVNDRDDGQAASLAGKLVREFVFSNAAERL; via the coding sequence ATGTTTCCCGGGGCGGCTGACGAACGCGAGGGGACCGACGCGGTGGGTACTGCCGACCGTGGAGATGCGAACTTCGTTGTCGTCGGTGCGCCCTTGGACGCCACGACGACCTTTCAACCCGGGACCCGATTCGGGCCCCGACGGATCCGTTCTTTTGCCGAACCGTTCGACGACTACGACCGCAGGACGGACCAGCATTTCTCCGAACTCGGCGTCGTCGACCGCGGCGACGTCCGTGCGTGGGACGACCTCGAGGAGTACCTCGAGTACCTGACGAGCACGCTGCGCGAAGCGGTCTGGAACGACGCCGTGCCGCTCCTGCTGGGCGGCGAACACACCGTCTCGCTGGCCGGCGCGCGCGCCGTCAACCCCGAGGTGTTCGTCTGTCTGGACGCCCACCTCGACTGCTACGACGCCTACGACGGCAATCCACTCTCGCACGCCGCCGTCACCCGGCGGATCCTCGAGGACGTCGACTCGGTCGAGGAAGCCGTCATCCTCGGCGCCCGAACGGGGAGCGAAGCTGAGTGGGAACGAGCCGACGCGGACGACGTGACCGTCGTCCCGCCCGAGGACGTCGTGCAGTTCACGTGCGAACACCTAGAGGACCGCGTCACCGACTGCGAGGCCTACCTGAGCGTCGATATCGACGCCGCCGATCCCGGCTACGCACCCGGAACGGGGACGACGGAACCGTTCGGCCTCGAGCCCCGCGAGCTACGCGACGTCGTGCGCACTGTTGCCCCGCACGCCGGCGGCTTCGACGTCGTGGAGGTCAACGACCGCGACGACGGCCAGGCCGCGTCGCTGGCCGGCAAGCTGGTCAGAGAGTTCGTCTTTTCCAACGCCGCCGAGCGGCTGTGA
- a CDS encoding DUF7344 domain-containing protein has protein sequence MTASQPPELDLETVYELLAHPYREHLLRSLAPGERRSVDDIVDVIVTRERSGPTETVDPSARRRIRIELVHDHLPRLDHHGVVDYAHESKEVVLTAPIDRDEVDGDEPGSLGGTGDVDESAAAAAILERMIDA, from the coding sequence ATGACGGCGTCGCAACCACCCGAACTCGATCTCGAAACGGTCTACGAACTGCTGGCGCACCCGTACCGGGAGCACCTGCTTCGGTCCTTAGCACCGGGTGAACGGCGGTCCGTCGACGATATCGTCGATGTGATCGTCACTCGAGAGCGTTCCGGCCCGACCGAGACGGTCGATCCCTCCGCCCGCCGTCGGATCAGGATCGAACTCGTCCACGACCACCTGCCGCGGCTCGATCACCACGGCGTCGTCGACTACGCCCACGAGTCGAAGGAGGTCGTGTTGACGGCGCCGATCGACCGGGACGAGGTCGACGGCGACGAACCCGGCAGCCTCGGCGGAACCGGCGACGTCGACGAATCGGCCGCAGCCGCGGCGATCCTCGAGCGCATGATCGACGCCTAA
- a CDS encoding acetamidase/formamidase family protein has translation MSRRTISHEDGAIYEFTPDLEAITTVEPGEELTIETRDSLDGAVQTESDVIESVPDEVNAATGPIAVEGAEPGDVLRVEIEDVRLAEDRGRIITIDGFGLLDGDEEIEAPRTRITPVSQADADGEADGDGEPTITFDDLEVPVEPVIGTIGVAPAAESYATLVPHDHGGNLDTTDVTGGNTVYFPVFQAGAMLAMGDCKAAMADGEMCGTGAEIATEIDVTVDVLDADETAVDLERPLVETDDAWKPIASAETLEAACELANRDAVDLLAAEHGFDDTDAYLFSSLTGGLEISQVVDPLVTVRNAIPKEYLSSPF, from the coding sequence ATGTCGCGTCGCACGATCTCCCACGAGGACGGAGCGATCTACGAATTTACGCCCGATCTCGAGGCGATCACAACCGTCGAACCGGGCGAAGAACTGACGATCGAAACGCGGGACAGTCTGGACGGCGCCGTTCAGACCGAGTCCGATGTGATCGAATCGGTCCCTGACGAGGTCAACGCCGCGACGGGCCCGATCGCCGTCGAGGGCGCCGAACCGGGCGACGTGTTGCGCGTCGAAATCGAGGACGTTCGGCTCGCCGAGGACCGGGGTCGCATCATCACCATCGACGGCTTCGGACTGCTCGACGGCGACGAGGAGATCGAGGCGCCGCGGACGCGGATTACGCCGGTCTCGCAGGCGGACGCGGACGGCGAAGCCGACGGAGACGGGGAACCGACGATCACCTTCGACGACCTCGAGGTTCCAGTCGAGCCCGTCATCGGGACGATCGGCGTCGCGCCCGCAGCCGAGTCGTACGCGACGCTCGTCCCCCACGATCACGGCGGGAATCTGGACACGACGGACGTGACCGGCGGCAACACCGTCTACTTCCCCGTCTTCCAGGCGGGTGCGATGCTCGCGATGGGCGACTGCAAGGCCGCCATGGCCGACGGCGAGATGTGCGGGACCGGCGCCGAAATCGCGACAGAAATCGACGTCACGGTCGACGTGCTCGACGCCGACGAGACCGCCGTCGACCTCGAGCGCCCGCTCGTCGAAACCGACGACGCCTGGAAGCCGATCGCCAGCGCCGAGACGCTCGAGGCGGCCTGCGAACTCGCGAACCGGGACGCGGTCGACCTGCTCGCGGCGGAGCACGGCTTCGACGACACCGACGCCTACCTGTTCTCGAGTCTGACCGGCGGCCTCGAGATCAGTCAGGTGGTCGATCCGCTGGTGACGGTCCGGAACGCGATCCCCAAGGAGTACCTGTCGTCGCCGTTCTGA
- a CDS encoding Nif3-like dinuclear metal center hexameric protein, with translation MDLSEFTARLDEELRHDDYADLDASANGLQVGPDEAEIEHVAFAVDGVQETFERAIDAGADALVVHHGISWGGFDRVTGRTYDRIAPLIEHDCALYVSHLPLDGHQELGNAAGVADVLELEDRAPFGELGPEYIGQRGTASESYGAADLRERLENELVTGEHSVRVLDFGPDELEDVAIVTGSGTDWLDEAVDAGADALITGEGKQKVYHEAQEAGVTVALAGHYATETFGVRSLQDLVEGWGLETSYLEVPTGL, from the coding sequence ATGGACCTCTCGGAGTTCACCGCACGACTCGACGAGGAGCTGCGCCACGACGACTACGCCGACCTCGACGCCAGCGCGAACGGCCTGCAGGTCGGCCCCGACGAGGCCGAGATCGAGCACGTCGCCTTCGCGGTCGACGGCGTCCAGGAGACGTTCGAGCGGGCGATCGACGCCGGCGCGGACGCGCTGGTCGTCCACCACGGCATCTCCTGGGGCGGCTTCGACCGCGTGACCGGCCGCACCTACGACCGGATCGCGCCGCTGATCGAGCACGACTGCGCGCTGTACGTCTCACACCTCCCGCTTGACGGCCACCAGGAACTGGGCAATGCCGCCGGCGTCGCCGACGTCCTCGAACTCGAGGACCGCGCGCCCTTCGGCGAGCTCGGCCCCGAGTACATCGGCCAGCGCGGGACCGCGAGCGAGTCCTACGGGGCCGCCGACCTTCGCGAGCGCCTCGAGAACGAACTCGTGACGGGCGAGCACTCCGTTCGGGTACTCGATTTCGGCCCCGACGAACTCGAGGACGTGGCGATCGTCACCGGCAGCGGCACCGACTGGCTCGACGAGGCCGTCGACGCCGGTGCGGACGCCCTGATCACCGGCGAGGGGAAACAGAAGGTCTACCACGAAGCGCAGGAGGCCGGCGTCACCGTCGCGCTGGCGGGCCACTACGCGACGGAGACGTTCGGCGTCCGATCGCTGCAGGATCTGGTCGAGGGGTGGGGCCTCGAGACGAGTTACCTCGAGGTGCCGACGGGGCTGTAA
- a CDS encoding deoxyhypusine synthase → MSDEHESGSDAGASDAADDDHDHHGHHEPDRETFSHDPVGHAEARAGMTVGELADEYGSAGVGAANLHEAVDITESMFDDDVTVFFGLAGAMVPTGMRRIVADLIRDGHIDVLVTTGANLTHDAIEAIGGKHHHGQVHAEGKTEREHDETLRDEEVDRIYNVYLPQEFFADFESHLREEVFPVLEEEGIVSIQRLTEELGRANAEINERDDVDEGPGIAAAAYENDVPIYCPAVQDSVLGLQAWMYSQTSDFSLDALADMTPLTDIAFEADEAGAFVVGGGVPKNFTLQTMLVSPDAYDYAVQLTMDPKQTGGLSGATLDEARSWGKLEKDAENVSVYADATITLPLVVAAARERLEDA, encoded by the coding sequence ATGAGCGACGAGCACGAGTCCGGGAGTGACGCCGGCGCGTCCGACGCGGCCGACGACGACCACGATCACCACGGCCACCACGAGCCCGACCGCGAAACCTTCTCGCACGATCCCGTCGGCCACGCCGAGGCCCGCGCGGGGATGACCGTCGGCGAACTCGCCGACGAGTACGGGTCGGCCGGCGTCGGCGCGGCGAACCTCCACGAGGCCGTCGACATCACGGAGTCGATGTTCGACGACGACGTGACCGTCTTCTTCGGCCTCGCGGGCGCGATGGTCCCCACGGGAATGCGTCGGATCGTCGCCGACCTGATACGGGACGGCCACATCGACGTGCTAGTCACGACCGGCGCGAACCTCACCCACGACGCCATCGAGGCCATCGGCGGGAAACACCACCACGGACAGGTTCACGCCGAGGGGAAGACCGAGCGCGAACACGACGAGACGCTGCGCGACGAGGAAGTCGACCGCATCTACAACGTCTACCTCCCACAGGAGTTCTTCGCCGACTTCGAGAGTCACCTCCGCGAGGAGGTCTTCCCGGTGCTCGAGGAGGAAGGCATCGTCTCGATCCAGCGGCTCACCGAGGAACTCGGCCGCGCGAACGCCGAGATCAACGAGCGCGACGACGTCGACGAGGGCCCGGGCATCGCCGCAGCGGCCTACGAGAACGACGTCCCGATCTACTGTCCCGCCGTGCAGGACTCCGTGCTCGGCCTGCAGGCGTGGATGTACTCGCAAACCTCCGACTTCTCGCTGGACGCGCTGGCCGACATGACCCCGCTGACCGACATCGCGTTCGAGGCCGACGAGGCCGGCGCGTTCGTCGTCGGCGGCGGCGTCCCGAAGAACTTCACGCTGCAGACGATGCTGGTCTCGCCCGACGCCTACGACTACGCCGTCCAGCTGACGATGGACCCCAAGCAGACCGGCGGCCTCTCCGGTGCGACGCTGGACGAAGCCCGCTCGTGGGGCAAACTCGAGAAGGACGCCGAGAACGTCTCGGTCTACGCCGACGCGACGATCACGCTGCCGCTGGTGGTCGCGGCCGCGCGGGAGCGTCTCGAGGACGCCTAA
- a CDS encoding nucleoside triphosphate pyrophosphohydrolase: protein MTREYDKLVRDRIPEIIERNGETPVVRTASDDAEYEAYLLEKLQEEVDEYVESRDPEELADVLEVAHEIREFEGLSERELRDRRGRKAEEKGGFADRIVLERVVSGDNETERR, encoded by the coding sequence GTGACGCGAGAATACGACAAACTGGTCCGCGATCGAATTCCGGAGATCATCGAGCGCAACGGAGAGACACCGGTCGTACGGACGGCGAGCGACGACGCCGAGTACGAAGCGTACCTCCTCGAGAAGCTCCAAGAGGAGGTCGACGAGTACGTCGAGAGCCGAGACCCCGAAGAGTTAGCCGACGTTCTGGAAGTCGCCCACGAAATTCGAGAGTTCGAGGGTTTGTCGGAGCGTGAACTCCGCGACCGGCGCGGTCGAAAAGCCGAGGAGAAAGGCGGATTCGCGGATCGGATCGTCCTCGAGCGAGTCGTCTCGGGTGATAACGAAACCGAGCGCCGTTAG